The genomic DNA TGGACCCGAGCTGGAATGGCGCTCGGGCGAGGCTGTTGCCACCCGCGAGTCTGCGCTGAGTGCGGCGGTCCACATGCTCAAAAATGGCGGGATTGTCGCCATCAAAGGGCTGGGCGGTTTTCACCTTGCCTGTGACGCATCCAACGCGCAGGCGGTGGCAACCCTGCGGGCGCGCAAACAGCGCCCGATAAAGCCACTGGCGGTCATGATCCCGCAGGCGGAGGGACTGCCGGAATCGGTGCAAACGCTGCTGCGCTCGCCCGCAGCGCCCATCGTGATCACGCCAAAAGCATGGTGTCCTCCGCTTCCTGACGCGATTGCGCCAGGGCTGGACACCGTTGGCCTGATGCTGCCCGCTAACCCACTACAGCATGTGCTGATGATGGACTGCCAGCGCCCGCTGGTGATGACCTCCGGCAACCTCAGCGGGCGTCCGCCGGCCATCACCTGCCAGCAGGCACTGGATGAACTGGGCGACATCGCTGACGGATTCCTGCTGCACAACCGCGACATCCTGCAGCGTATGGATGATTCCGTGATGGATCAGGACGGTATGATGCTGCGCCGCGCGCGCGGTTTTGTGCCGGATGCCATCACGCTGCCCGCCGGTTTCAGCGCTGTCCCGGCGATGGTGTGCACCGGTGCTGATATGAAAAATACCTTCTGTCTGGTGCGCGGTAACCAGGCGGTACTGAGTCAGCACTTTGGCGATCTGAGTGACGACGGTGTCGAGGCCCAGTGGCGTTCGGCGCTGTCGATGATGCAGCAGATCTATGCGTTTCAGCCGCAGCGCGTGGTATGCGACGCCCATCCGGGCTATCACGCCCGACAGTGGGCGCAAGCCCAGGCTTTGCCGATCGACACCGTGCTTCACCACCACGCTCACGCGGCGGCATGCATGGCAGAAAACGGCTGGCCGCTTGAGGGCGGAGATGTCATTGCCCTGACGCTGGATGGGATCGGCATGGGTGAAAACGGCGCGCTGTGGGGCGGAGAGTGCCTGCGGGTAAACTATCTCGACTGCGAACGTCTGGGCGGTCTGCCTGCGGTTACGCTGCCGGGTGGGGACAGGGCTGCCATGCAGCCGTGGCGCAATTTACTCGCCCACTGCCTGGCGTTTGTGCCGGACTGGCAGCAGTACCCGGAAACGCGTGACGTTCAGCGGCACAACTGGCCGCTGCTGGCTACGGCCATTCAGCGCGGTTTAAACGCGCCGCTGGCCTCATCCTGCGGCCGTTTGTTCGACGCGGTGGCCTGCGCGCTCGGCATCACGTCAGAAACCCAGAGCTATGAAGGTGAGGCCGCCTGCCGGCTTGAAGCGCTGGCCGCGCAGTGCCACGACGTTCAACATCCGGTTACGCTTCAGGCTGATAACCTTACGCGCTTCTGGCAACAGTGGCTGAACTGGCAGGCGGAACCCTGCGAGCGGGCATGGGCGTTTCACGATGCGCTGGCGAAAGGGCTGGCGGAGCTTGTCACCTCCCATACCCGGCGACTGGGGCTTTCCACCGTATGCTTCAGCGGCGGCGTGTTACATAACCGTCTGCTGCGCGCGCGACTGCGCCATTACCTCTCAGACTTCACGCTGCTTTTTCCTCATCATCTGCCGTCAGGTGACGGCGCTATCTCCTTCGGGCAGGCGGTGGTTGCTGCCGCCCGGTCATGTTCACAAAGGATGTAAAATGTTACGACTCTTACGCAATGAACCCCGCGCGGCGTTTCTGCTGCTGGCTCTGGTAATGGCTAATCTTCTGGCATGGGGCTGGGCATGGCAAACCTTCAGCGGCAGTACGGCGCTGATGGCCGCCAGCCTGCTGGCCTGGTGTTATGGACTCCGTCATGCGGTGGATGCCGACCACATCGCGGCCATTGATACCGTCACGCGTAAGATGATGCAGCAGGGTAAACGCCCTTCCGGCGTGGGGGCATGGTTCTCTCTGGGACACTCCACCATTGTGGTGCTGGCCTCCATTGCCATTGCGGCCACCGCCACGGCGTTTCAGAAGAATATGGCATGGTTTCATGAAACCGGCAGCCTGATTGGCACCGCCGTTTCTGCAACGTTTCTGCTGGCGATGGCGCTGGTCAATCTGGTGATTTTGCGCGGCGTGTGGCGTAATTTTCAGGCGCTGAAGAACGGTCAGGTCACGCGTGACGACATCACGCTTCCGGCATCAGGCGGAGTCATGAACTGGCTGTTTGGCGCAACGTTCCGCCTGGTGAACAAGAGCTGGCAGATGTACCTGGTCGGTTTCCTGTTTGGTCTGGGGTTTGATACCGCGACGGAAATCGGTGTGCTTGGGATTTCAGCCGCCAGCGCGTCAAACGGGATGTCAGTCTGGTCCATCATGATCTTCCCGGCGCTGTTTGCCAGCGGTATGGCGCTGGTCGATACCCTCGACAATCTGCTGATGGTCGGCGCTTACGGCTGGGCGTTTAACAAGCCGCAGCGCAAGCTTTACTACAACATGACCATCACCGGTACCTCCGTGGTGGTGGCGCTGTTTATCGGCGGGCTGGAAGCTCTGGGTCTGTTGATGGATAAGTTTGCCCTCAGCGGAGGCCTCTGGGATCGCATTGGCGCAGTTAATGACAACCTCGGTAACGCCGGGTTCGTGGTGGTCGGGCTGTTCGTTGCCTGCTGGCTGATTTCCATGATCAACTATCGCTGGCGCGGCTACGATGCGCTTGTCGTGCGCTCCTGACGCGGCGTCTGAACATCATTGTCGTTATCTGGCTAAACGACGTTGAAAAAAAAGCCCCGGGACATCGGGGCTGTGGACCATAAAATCCAAAGGTTACGTTAGCGTGGCAGGCGAATCAGCGTTAAGCGGGTAATGATTTCAGCAGAGCGAAAGCCTCTTTCATCCGGTCTTCGCTCACTACAAAGGCGCGCATCTGTCCTTCGCTGTCGCACCCACGAGCCACCATTCCCTGAGGTTCAATGGTGAGTTGCCAGTGCAGGTCCGGACGCTCGGTTTCGCCTGCCAGGTGCAGCGGGAGCGCTGGCGTTTTTACTTTTACCAGCATGGCGGGTAATTTCAGTGGCGCACTGCCGCCAGACAGGTTTTTCGCGAGGTACATGGCGCTCAGTTGAATAGGCTGCAGGAAGGGCAGGACCTGTCCGTTAATTTCAGCGCAGTCACCCAGGGCGTAAATATCGGGCTGCGTGGTTTGCAGGTAGCTGTCTACCTTCACGCCACGACCTGTTTCCGCGCCGGCGCGATGCGCCAGCGCCGTTTCCGGACGCAGGCCCGTGGCGGCAACCACCACATCCACCTCAACGCTGCGGCTGCGGTCGAGCGTTGCATGAATCCCACTCCCGGTTTTCTTCAGGCTTTGCAGCTGGGATTTCAGCAGCAGATGTACGCCCATATCGGTCAGACGATGCTGTAAGCGACTACTTACTTCTGCGGGCATCAGCGCCGACAAAATGCTTGCCGCATGGTCGACCAGGGAGACGGATTTACCCGCCCGGCTAAAATCCATCGCCAGCTCTGTGCCAATCAACCCTGCGCCGACAATCATCACCCGCTTCGCGTCACGCAGCAGGGTTTCACTGGCCTGATACGCCTGCTGGCTGTTGAGGGTGATCATCAGTTCCCGGCCTTCCACCGGCGGCACAAAAGCAGAAGCCCCTGTCGCCAGCACCAGCTTGTCGTATTGCCAGGTTTTGTCTTTTGCTTTCACCACATGGGCGGCGGCGTCGATGTCGGTTATCCAGGTGTGCGGAAATAACCGCAGACTAAACTGTTCCGCGAACGCCCCCGCGGTCTGGCGGGTGAGGTCTTCGGCTCGCTGATTCTGGCTGATAACGTGGCTTAAATCAGGCTTGTTGTACTCGTCCATGCTGTCGGCGGCAATGAGCGTCAACGGCACGCGGGCGTCTTGCTTGCGAATGTTTTTCACCAGCTGGCGGGCGGCAAAGCCCGAGCCGATGATAACGATACCGTGGTTCATTGTGCCTCCGTCGCCAGTTCGTCAAAGACCTCTTTTCCCAGGGAACATTCCGGGCAGAGGAAATTGTCCGGCACGTCGCACCAGGGGGTACCGGGGGCAACATCCTGCAGCGGCTCGCCCTGTGCCGGGTCGTAAATCCACTGACAGACGCTGCACTGCATGCGAGGGCCACCGTCAGCGACGGCTGCGGCACAGGCTTGTTGTGGCGCGGGGTTTTTGGCGTTCATGTCGGGGAGCGGCGCGAGCGCCCACTGACGCGCAATGTCACGGCCATGCTGGCGGCATAATTCAAGCGCATCGATGTCCGGACGCCATTTCGCCTTCAGGCTCATGGACATCTCAAAACCGGCGTCCTGCAAACGCGTGGAGAGCCGGTCTACTGCGCCGCCGCTCCAGCCGTGGGAGCCAAATGCGCTGGCCCGTTTATTACGAAAGCGCAGGCCGGTCATCTCTTCTACAAGGCCCGCAATTTTCGGCATCATCACGTTGTTCATCGTGGAGGTGCCCACCAGCACGCCCTTGGAGCGGAAGACGTTGGTCAGGATTTCGTTTTTATCGCTACGCGCCACGTTGAAGATTTTCACCGCCACGTTCGGGTCGACTTCGTTAATACCCTGCGCAATGGCGTCCGCCATCATGCGGGTGTTATTAGACATGGTGTCGTAGAAAAGCGTGATACGGTCTTCCTGGTAATCCGCGGCCCATTTGAGGTACAGCTCCACGATCTGGGTGGGGTTTTCGCGCCACACCACGCCGTGAGAGGTAGCAATCATATCCACGGGCAGGTTAAAACCGAGGATTTCGGTGATTTTTGGCGTCACCAGACGGCTGAACGGCGTCAGGATATTGGCGTAGTAGCGCTGACACTGTTCGAACAGCTCGGTTTGATCCACTTCATCGTTGAACAGGCGTTCGTCACAATAGTGCTGGCCGAAGGCATCGTTGCTGAACAGCACCGCATCGCCGGTCATGTAGGTCATCATACTGTCGGGCCAATGCAGCATCGGGGTTTCAACGAAGATCAGCTGTTTGCCGTTGCCGATATCCAGCGTGTCGCCGGTTTTGACGGTGTGGAAATTCCACTCCGGGTGGTGGTGATGGCCGTTAATCGAGTCGATGGCGTTGGTGGTGCAGTAAATCGGGGTGTCGGGAATGCAGGACATTAACTCGGTCAGCGCCCCGGCATGATCCTCTTCCGCATGGTTAATGATGATGTAGTCGATATCCGCAAGATCGATTTCGCTGCGCAGATTTTGCACGAACTCCCGGCTGAATTTGTGATCGACGGTATCGATGAGCACGTTTTTGCCTTCACGGATGAGATAGCTGTTGTAGCTGCTGCCGCGCAGCGTTTTGTACTCCGTTCCGTGGAAGTCACGCACTTCCCAGTCACGTTGGCCAACCCAATGAATTTTATTTTTAACCAGAATAGACATAGCAACCTCAATTAATACGGCGTTTTTCAAATAAGATGACTAGCCTTTATCAAGTTGCGTGCCAGTTTTTCATGTTGCTGTTTTTTAATGTTTTTAAATTTTATTACTCGTAATGGGTAGTCAATATGACTATCTGATTTATGGTCATTGTGACAATATGAATGGTCAAAATGACAGTGAGGCGCAGATGAGCTTTTCCGTGGACGTACTGGCAAAAATTGCCATTGAACTGCAAACCGGTATCGGTCATCAGGACCGTTTTCAGCGGCTGATTTCGACGCTGCGCCACGTGCTGGCGTGCGATGCGTCGGCGCTGCTGCGCTACGACGCCCGGCAGTTTATTCCGCTGGCTATCGACGGGCTGGCGCAGGACGTTCTTGGGCGACGCTTCTCCCTGGAAGGCCATCCGCGTCTGGAAACCATCGCCCGGGCCGGTGACGTGGTGCGCTTTCCGGCGGACAGTGATTTGCCCGACCCTTACGACGGGCTGATCCCGGGGCAGGAGAGCCTGAAAGTCCATGCCTGTATCGGTCTGCCGCTGTTTGCCGGACAAAACCTGATTGGGGCATTAACCCTCGACGGCCTGTCGCCGGATCAGTTCGACACCTTTAGCGATGAAGAGCTGCGGCTGATTGCCGCGCTGGCCGCCGGTGCGCTGAATAACGCGCTGCTGATCGAACAGCTGGAGAGCCAGAACATCCTTCCCGGCAGCCCGTCGGCGTTTGAACCGGTGGCACACACGGAGATGATTGGGCTGTCACCGGGGATGGTGCAGCTAAAAAAAGAGATCGATATCGTGGCGGCCTCGGATTTAAACGTGCTGATTTTCGGGGAAACCGGCACCGGTAAAGAGCTGGTGGCGAAGGGCATCCACGAAGCCTCGCCGCGCGCGGTCAACCCGCTGGTGTACCTCAACTGCGCCGCGCTGCCGGAAAGCGTGGCGGAAAGTGAGCTGTTTGGTCACGTCAAAGGGGCGTTTACCGGGGCGATCAGCAACCGCAGCGGCAAATTCGAAATGGCGGATAACGGCACGTTGTTCCTCGATGAAATTGGCGAACTGTCGCTGTCGCTTCAGGCCAAACTGCTGCGCGTCCTGCAGTACGGCGATATTCAGCGCGTCGGCGACGATCGCAGCCTGAGAGTCAACGTGCGTGTGCTGGCGGCAACCAACCGTGACCTGCGCGAAGAGGTGTTGGCCGGGAATTTCCGCGCTGACCTGTACCATCGTCTGAGCGTGTTTCCGCTTACCGTGCCGCCGCTACGCGAGCGCGGCGACGATGTGGTGCTGCTGGCGGGGTTTTTCTGCGAGCAATGTCGGTTACGAATGGGCCTTTCCCGCGTGGTATTAAGCCCCGGCGCACGAGCCCATCTGATGCGCTACGGCTGGCCGGGAAACGTGCGCGAACTGGAACATGCGATTCACCGCGCCGTAGTGCTGGCGCGGGCGACACGTTCGGGAGATGAGGTGGTGATCCACGCGCGGCATTTCGGATTGCAGGATGACACCGCCTCGTTCGTTACGCCTGCCACGCCGGAAATGGCCCATGAGAACCTGCGGGAAGCAACAGAAGCGTTTCAGCGTCAGACTATCGCCCGCGCGCTGGAGCAGAATAACCGCAGCTGGGCGGCGTGCGCGCGAGCGCTGGAAATGGACGTCGCCAACCTGCACCGGCTGGCGAAACGTCTGGGACTCAAAGGTTAAATAATCCCGGCCTGGTAGAAATCCTGCAGGTTGATGGCGCCGCACAGCGTGCCGTGCTCATCCACCACCGGCGCGGCGGTGATTTTGCGTTTCATCAGCACCTCTTTGGCTTCGATGGCGCGGCTCTCGGCGTTCAGGATCAACCCGCCCCGGGTCATCGCTTCCGAAACCTGGGATTCCAGCTTGCCGCCGCCCACCAGCCAGCGGCGCAGGTCGCCGTCGGTAAACACGCCTTTAACGCTACCGGTTTCATCGCACACCGCTACCAGACCCAGCCCGGTGCGGCTCAGTTCCAGCATCGCATCCATTACGCTGGTGTTGAGTTTGACCTGCGGAATGGCCTCGTCGGTCCGCATCAGATGATGAACTTTATTGAGCAGTCGCGCACCGAGCGCGCCCGCCGGGTGCGAGCGGGCAAAATCTTCTTCGTTAAAGCCGCGTGCCTGCATTACCGCCATTGCCAGCGCGTCGCCCATCATCAGCGTATTTACGGTGCTGGAGGTGGGGGCGAGGTGCATCGGGCAGGCTTCGCGCTCAACGGAGATATCAAGCGTGGCCTTGGCCGCCAGTGCCAGCGGTGAGCGGGATTTACCGGTCATCGCCAGCAGCGCGACCGATTTTTCCTGCAGACGCGGGATGATGAGATCCAGCTCTTTGGCCGAGCCGGAGTAGGAGATAAACAGCATCACGTCGCGGCTTTCAATCATCCCCAGATCGCCGTGCAGCGCTTCGGCCGGATGCACGAAGAACGCCGGTGTGCCGGTGCTGGCAAGCGTAGCGGCAATCTTTTTGCCGATATGACCGGACTTGCCGATCCCGGAGACCACCACTTTACCTTCGCACTGGATAATGGTGTTTGCCGCGCGCACAAAATCCTCGCCCAGACGTTCCGGCAGGCGGCTGGCTTCCTGCAGCTCCAGCATCAGGGTCTGGCGGCCTGCGTTTAACAGAAAATCACTCATCTCTCTCTCCGGTTACAATCACGTCGATCCCTTTCTCTTCCAGCGCTTTTTTGAACGCCGGGTCGATACCTGCGTCGGTAATGAGCTTATCGACGCTTTCAAGGCTGCAGACAATGTTGGGACTTTTACGGCCAAACTTCGACGAGTCTGCCATCAAAATCACTTCGCGCGCGGCGTTGCACATCGCTTTGCTGACGCTGAACACCTCGTTAAAGGTCGTCACGCCGGCGTTCAAATCGATACCGTCCGTGCCCATAAAGAGTTTATCAAAGCTGAAGTGTTCAAAGGCGTTTTCCGCCAGTTGACCGTGAAACGACGCAGATTTTTTACGGAACGTCCCGCCGGGCATCAGAATGGTTTGCTCGCTGTCGAACTCCGACAGGGCGTTGACGATGTGCAGACTGTTGGTCATCACCGTGATGTTGTTAAAGCGGCTGAGCATCGGGATCATCTGCAGCACGGTGCTGCCTGCATCAAGGATAATGGAGTCGCCATCATGGATAAATTTTACGGCGGCCTCGGCAATCAGCGCTTTCTGGTGAGTATTGATCAGCGTTTTGTGATCGATAGGCGGGTCGGCTTCATCTTTGTTGAGCATCACGCCGCCGTAGGTTCGGATGACTGCACCAGAGTTTTCGAGCAATACCAGATCCTTTCGTATTGTCGTGCCGGTGGTGTCAAAGTAGTGGGCCAGTTCTTCTACCGAGCATTTTCCCTGCTTTTGCAGATGCTCCAGAATGGCCGCCTGACGCTGACGTGGTTTCATAGGCGCTCAATTCCTTAGGTTGCGAAATGATAATTTCGCAAGCTTATCGCGTTCACAACGAAATTATCCATGTTTCAGATTAAGCGCTAATGATAGAGCATTCTGACAGAGCGAATCATGGGGAAAGATCACATCGGGTTGTAATTCCTGCAGCGATATCCCGTTAATTGCCTGGATTTTCGCCGGGCGGGCAAAAACGGTCATTCCGCGCATGATGAGGGAATCGCAGACCCTATTGTGTTCGTCCAGCGCAATGGCAACCACCACGCGCGGTTTGAAACGCCCGCCGGAACGCCCGACGCCCACGCGCCCTTTCTGACACAGGGCATCAAACGCGTGGTTAAACTGGCGGATTTGCCAGCCGCCAAAGATCAGCTGACACATCCAGGCGATGGCGGCGACGGTAATGAATGCGGTAACCATACGAGCTCCTTGTTGTTCCCTCTCCCGAAGGAGAGGGGGATACGGGCATCAGCGTGTTCGATCAGAACATCACCTGCCCGCCGGTGACATTAATGGACTGCCCGGTGCAGTAAGAGGCTTTGGGGCTGGCATAAAACAGCAGCATGTTCAGCACGTCCTGATAATCGCAGCCACGCTTCAGCGGCACTTTGTCGATGTAATACTGCTCCACTTCCTCCTCTTTCAGCCCGAGCTTGGTGGCATATTGCGGCAGCAGGGACTGGAACATCGGCGATTTCAGTAGGTTGCCCAGCATCAGCGAGTGAACGGTAATGCCATATTCGGCCAGATCGAGGGCCAGAGATTGCGTCAGCCCTACGCCGCCAAATTTCGCCGCGCTGTAACCGGAGTTGTGTTTGCTGCCCACTTTGCCCGATTTCGAATTGATCTGGATGATGCGCCCCTGAATGCCATCGCGGATCATCAGACGGGAAAACTCGCGTGCGCAGAGGAAATAGCCCACCAGGTTAACCTGCAGAGAGCGGTCGAAATCCCCCAGTTCAAAATCGCTGATAAAGGCCGCTTTGGCTATTCCTGCGCTGTATACCAGCAGGTCGGTACGGCCAAAAATCTCGTCCACGCCGCGGGCCAGCGCCATTACGCTCTGCTCGCTGGTGGCATCAGCACCAAATCCGTAGGCCATCCCTTCACCCAATTCGGTGTTGATGGTGTCCGCCACGCGTGCGGCTTTTTCACTCTGAATATCCACTACCGCCACGCGGTAACCCTCTGCAGCAAGCCCACGGCAGAGGAACTCGCCTAAGGTTTGTCCCCCACCAATGACAACGGCAACCTGACTCATATCTTTCTCCTTAAATTACGCAACAAACTTCAACGTGCAGCCTGGGGTGACAGCCTGCGGAACCGGGCCATCCACATGAACCGTACCGGGATATTCCGCCTGCGGCTGGCCATCAAAACGCAAAGTGATATGGCCGAGCTCCCGCAGGTTTTGTCCGGCCACGTCGCCGACGGCGGTCACGGCGTAGCGCGCGTCGCCCAACTCCAGCTGGCTCCCGGCCTTCAGTTCGCCGTTCATCTCGCCGTGACAGTGGATAAAGCAAAACTCTTCGATATCCGCGGGCGCGCCTTCGCGGAA from Enterobacter ludwigii includes the following:
- the hypF gene encoding carbamoyltransferase HypF — its product is MGDNGVQLRVRGKVQGVGFRPFVWQLAHQLQLTGDVCNDGEGVLVRLAGNGGAFTARLHQDCPPLARIDAVDSQPFTWATVPQAFTIRHSAGGAMDTQIVPDAATCPACLAEMRDPRARRYRYPFINCTHCGPRFTIIRAMPYDRPATSMAAFPLCEPCETEYRNPADRRFHAQPVACPDCGPELEWRSGEAVATRESALSAAVHMLKNGGIVAIKGLGGFHLACDASNAQAVATLRARKQRPIKPLAVMIPQAEGLPESVQTLLRSPAAPIVITPKAWCPPLPDAIAPGLDTVGLMLPANPLQHVLMMDCQRPLVMTSGNLSGRPPAITCQQALDELGDIADGFLLHNRDILQRMDDSVMDQDGMMLRRARGFVPDAITLPAGFSAVPAMVCTGADMKNTFCLVRGNQAVLSQHFGDLSDDGVEAQWRSALSMMQQIYAFQPQRVVCDAHPGYHARQWAQAQALPIDTVLHHHAHAAACMAENGWPLEGGDVIALTLDGIGMGENGALWGGECLRVNYLDCERLGGLPAVTLPGGDRAAMQPWRNLLAHCLAFVPDWQQYPETRDVQRHNWPLLATAIQRGLNAPLASSCGRLFDAVACALGITSETQSYEGEAACRLEALAAQCHDVQHPVTLQADNLTRFWQQWLNWQAEPCERAWAFHDALAKGLAELVTSHTRRLGLSTVCFSGGVLHNRLLRARLRHYLSDFTLLFPHHLPSGDGAISFGQAVVAAARSCSQRM
- a CDS encoding HoxN/HupN/NixA family nickel/cobalt transporter, which translates into the protein MLRLLRNEPRAAFLLLALVMANLLAWGWAWQTFSGSTALMAASLLAWCYGLRHAVDADHIAAIDTVTRKMMQQGKRPSGVGAWFSLGHSTIVVLASIAIAATATAFQKNMAWFHETGSLIGTAVSATFLLAMALVNLVILRGVWRNFQALKNGQVTRDDITLPASGGVMNWLFGATFRLVNKSWQMYLVGFLFGLGFDTATEIGVLGISAASASNGMSVWSIMIFPALFASGMALVDTLDNLLMVGAYGWAFNKPQRKLYYNMTITGTSVVVALFIGGLEALGLLMDKFALSGGLWDRIGAVNDNLGNAGFVVVGLFVACWLISMINYRWRGYDALVVRS
- the norW gene encoding NADH:flavorubredoxin reductase NorW, translated to MNHGIVIIGSGFAARQLVKNIRKQDARVPLTLIAADSMDEYNKPDLSHVISQNQRAEDLTRQTAGAFAEQFSLRLFPHTWITDIDAAAHVVKAKDKTWQYDKLVLATGASAFVPPVEGRELMITLNSQQAYQASETLLRDAKRVMIVGAGLIGTELAMDFSRAGKSVSLVDHAASILSALMPAEVSSRLQHRLTDMGVHLLLKSQLQSLKKTGSGIHATLDRSRSVEVDVVVAATGLRPETALAHRAGAETGRGVKVDSYLQTTQPDIYALGDCAEINGQVLPFLQPIQLSAMYLAKNLSGGSAPLKLPAMLVKVKTPALPLHLAGETERPDLHWQLTIEPQGMVARGCDSEGQMRAFVVSEDRMKEAFALLKSLPA
- the norV gene encoding anaerobic nitric oxide reductase flavorubredoxin; translation: MSILVKNKIHWVGQRDWEVRDFHGTEYKTLRGSSYNSYLIREGKNVLIDTVDHKFSREFVQNLRSEIDLADIDYIIINHAEEDHAGALTELMSCIPDTPIYCTTNAIDSINGHHHHPEWNFHTVKTGDTLDIGNGKQLIFVETPMLHWPDSMMTYMTGDAVLFSNDAFGQHYCDERLFNDEVDQTELFEQCQRYYANILTPFSRLVTPKITEILGFNLPVDMIATSHGVVWRENPTQIVELYLKWAADYQEDRITLFYDTMSNNTRMMADAIAQGINEVDPNVAVKIFNVARSDKNEILTNVFRSKGVLVGTSTMNNVMMPKIAGLVEEMTGLRFRNKRASAFGSHGWSGGAVDRLSTRLQDAGFEMSMSLKAKWRPDIDALELCRQHGRDIARQWALAPLPDMNAKNPAPQQACAAAVADGGPRMQCSVCQWIYDPAQGEPLQDVAPGTPWCDVPDNFLCPECSLGKEVFDELATEAQ
- the norR gene encoding nitric oxide reductase transcriptional regulator NorR, which encodes MSFSVDVLAKIAIELQTGIGHQDRFQRLISTLRHVLACDASALLRYDARQFIPLAIDGLAQDVLGRRFSLEGHPRLETIARAGDVVRFPADSDLPDPYDGLIPGQESLKVHACIGLPLFAGQNLIGALTLDGLSPDQFDTFSDEELRLIAALAAGALNNALLIEQLESQNILPGSPSAFEPVAHTEMIGLSPGMVQLKKEIDIVAASDLNVLIFGETGTGKELVAKGIHEASPRAVNPLVYLNCAALPESVAESELFGHVKGAFTGAISNRSGKFEMADNGTLFLDEIGELSLSLQAKLLRVLQYGDIQRVGDDRSLRVNVRVLAATNRDLREEVLAGNFRADLYHRLSVFPLTVPPLRERGDDVVLLAGFFCEQCRLRMGLSRVVLSPGARAHLMRYGWPGNVRELEHAIHRAVVLARATRSGDEVVIHARHFGLQDDTASFVTPATPEMAHENLREATEAFQRQTIARALEQNNRSWAACARALEMDVANLHRLAKRLGLKG
- the gutQ gene encoding arabinose-5-phosphate isomerase GutQ codes for the protein MSDFLLNAGRQTLMLELQEASRLPERLGEDFVRAANTIIQCEGKVVVSGIGKSGHIGKKIAATLASTGTPAFFVHPAEALHGDLGMIESRDVMLFISYSGSAKELDLIIPRLQEKSVALLAMTGKSRSPLALAAKATLDISVEREACPMHLAPTSSTVNTLMMGDALAMAVMQARGFNEEDFARSHPAGALGARLLNKVHHLMRTDEAIPQVKLNTSVMDAMLELSRTGLGLVAVCDETGSVKGVFTDGDLRRWLVGGGKLESQVSEAMTRGGLILNAESRAIEAKEVLMKRKITAAPVVDEHGTLCGAINLQDFYQAGII
- the srlR gene encoding glucitol operon DNA-binding transcriptional repressor SrlR, yielding MKPRQRQAAILEHLQKQGKCSVEELAHYFDTTGTTIRKDLVLLENSGAVIRTYGGVMLNKDEADPPIDHKTLINTHQKALIAEAAVKFIHDGDSIILDAGSTVLQMIPMLSRFNNITVMTNSLHIVNALSEFDSEQTILMPGGTFRKKSASFHGQLAENAFEHFSFDKLFMGTDGIDLNAGVTTFNEVFSVSKAMCNAAREVILMADSSKFGRKSPNIVCSLESVDKLITDAGIDPAFKKALEEKGIDVIVTGERDE
- the gutM gene encoding transcriptional regulator GutM; this encodes MVTAFITVAAIAWMCQLIFGGWQIRQFNHAFDALCQKGRVGVGRSGGRFKPRVVVAIALDEHNRVCDSLIMRGMTVFARPAKIQAINGISLQELQPDVIFPHDSLCQNALSLALNLKHG
- the srlD gene encoding sorbitol-6-phosphate dehydrogenase — protein: MSQVAVVIGGGQTLGEFLCRGLAAEGYRVAVVDIQSEKAARVADTINTELGEGMAYGFGADATSEQSVMALARGVDEIFGRTDLLVYSAGIAKAAFISDFELGDFDRSLQVNLVGYFLCAREFSRLMIRDGIQGRIIQINSKSGKVGSKHNSGYSAAKFGGVGLTQSLALDLAEYGITVHSLMLGNLLKSPMFQSLLPQYATKLGLKEEEVEQYYIDKVPLKRGCDYQDVLNMLLFYASPKASYCTGQSINVTGGQVMF
- the srlB gene encoding PTS glucitol/sorbitol transporter subunit IIA — translated: MTVIYQTTITRIGQSAADALSDKMLITFREGAPADIEEFCFIHCHGEMNGELKAGSQLELGDARYAVTAVGDVAGQNLRELGHITLRFDGQPQAEYPGTVHVDGPVPQAVTPGCTLKFVA